ttcttttttggaaGAAAAGGTTGATACTTGTTTTGGTTTAGCTTAGTATACAATCCTAAGGAGCAACCAATTAATTAGCAGATTCTTTTATTATGTTCTGATAATTAGTTTTGTTTGTTTTCAAACACTCTGTTCTGCAATAACTCAGGAAAAATTCTTCGCTCTTAAGTctcaacttttttttctttttttgtatttttttcttttcttttctaaaaaaaaagtcTCAACTTTGGAACACCCATCGTTTTCATTTCATTACCAATCATATTTTTCACTTGAAAAATTAATTGAAAACACGCAATAATGGAATGATCAAaccaaaagaaatatttgtacaTATTTTAGcgtaaacaaaaaatatatatatatttcaaatttcaaatatatTACTCCATATGGTATACCAATACCATACTATTATTTGTTTTAAGCTATTCGATATTCGCTAGATTTCGTGTGATTTAAGTACgttaatttgtttattttatatatgtgatattatgAAATAAAGTTTATAAGAGATGCAGATGGAGTAGTCTCAAATCATTAACATTTTTTAATTTGTCGTAGATAGAATATTCTGGTTATGTTTACATACAAGTCTAATCTTACCTCAGCACCATgcctttttaaagaaaaataataaacaaaataaatagtttgACTGactcaaatattatatttctCTTTCTCATTAGCTGACGAAAGCACTACATAGTTTACTTGTACATACATAGAGaccatttcataattttttttttcaatttatatttttgtttagcTAGCTAATATAAATTAACAATCCCAACAAAAGGTATGAGCATTGCCTTTCTAATAATAAATAGGAAAAATAAAATCAGCGATGTAATTATTCGTAAAGCTTTGTCATCAATTATTATTGGGTTTAATAACACATTTATAGAATGGTAGTAAGAGCTAGGGGACTAAGGGTAGCCGTTCCCCatttaaacaaatatatatatacaagataCAAGCTAAGTGTAATATATaagtttgtttatttttatttatagaatttattaattatttttattaaatttatattaatatcatataaattttaaataaatattatattttaaataaataatttatttatttttgttctcATTTTTTAATTTGGAAGAGACAACAAGAaatcatatattatatatttaatgtaatattaaatattatgtatggaatttaaatttaagtttcttgctaatttttaaaaaaaaaaaaatttttgcTAATTcaaaatagattatattatatatttaataagtcagtttaagtttaattaaattatatttaagttataaaacatataatcttattatttttaaataattattattgtaaaatatctcaaaaatatcatattttaatttgtttaattatttattatttttaaataattattattttacaatatcttaaaaatatcttattttaattttttaattatttattttgctttatttaagtttaattatttattttttatttaaaaatattctgtaaaatataaaaatatttcgttaaagttaactttaaaaaaataaaaaattattaaaatagaaaaaatttaTTATCTATCCACTTATTATaaagaagaaatatataaaaaatttaataaaaataaaaaattgactcCTGGATTTTTATATTAGTGTTATATGGAGATACAATTTGTAGAAGTATTGGTGTTGTCATGTTTGGTGAGGTCAACATTAGTCAGAAGCCCACCATTTTTAGCAAAATATTATAAGAGTAATGATGGAGACATAATTAAATTGTACACATGTATAATTGAACACAATTAATACGTGACATAATTTATTTATGGTGAAAATTTGACGTACATAGTACAATTAATTTAAGTAAGGGTCTAGTATTACACCTATTATAATTTGCCAAACGTTACGTAAAATACAGATAAAAACATGTATTCACTTTCACCACTCTATTAATTACATTATAAGTCATACAGAACATcttcatatataaataaatacttaattataGCTATCAAAATACAAGTGGAGATCCATGATAGTGACAGCCCAAGTCGCCACAAACAAACATATAACCTAAATGAAACATCTTTTTCATTAATTATACatcataataattattttatttttcttctcttcttcttctttttatttttaatttttattcaaCTTAGCAGGACTGAGAAGGCTTTATTAATCTGCACCTGGGGAGCACCTTAGCAGTGAGTGGATTAGCCATCTCACAAGACAACTTTAGAACCTCAGATAGGTCAACCCCACTCTGACCATTTGGGAGCCATTCAAACTCGTGCAACAGTGATGCCACCCAAAAGCATACAGTGGTCAACCCCAAGGTCTTTCCGGGGCAAGTCCTTCTGCCCGACCCGAACGGAGCGAGCCTCAGATCCGACCCGAATACGGAGAACTCGGCCTCGTTCTCGCGTGTCACGAATCTCTGGGGCATAAACTCAAGTGGGTCAGCCCAAAACTCCTGGTCCCTAGATATGGCCCACATGTTTACCATGGTGGTGGTCCCCTTGGGCACGTGATACCCATCAATGGTGGTATCGGTGATGGACAGGCGGGCCCACGAGAGGAGGGGGCCAGGTGGGTGAAGCCTCAGTACTTCCTTCACCACAGCCGTCAGATACACTAATTGGGACATGTCGGATTCGGCAACGGATCTTGATCTTCCCACCACCTTGTCTAGTTCATCGTGAACCGTTGATTGAATATCAGGATGAATCACCATCCTTGCCAGAATCCATTCGATCAGTACTACTACAGTATCAGTCCCTCTGAATATCATTTCCTGCCAAAACAAAAAAACGGAAAACTTATATTATAATATCTGCATAGAACACGTAACTATACAAAAACAAACAAATGCATTTTATCAAATCAATATATACCaagtatttttttagaaaaaaattataaatttagaataattaagattatgttattattattactcAAAATTAAACGAACTTTGTATAGTACTGATGATACGTACTtgcaatgatatatatatatattttaaataataaattagttgtaattactCACCCAGAGAACAGCGATCATATCAGAGTCGGATAACTTATCGGGTCCTTGCAGGGAAAGTAAAACGTCAACAAAATCTCGGGTTTTGGGGTCAGTTTGGGAGCGGTGCTCTGAGATGATTCGGCTCACGAAATGGTTCACTTTGGGGACGAGTTTGGAGCATCTGAGTCGGATTCTCTGGACATCAAAATCTGCCAACCAAGGAAGGTGATCAGACCAGTTCAGCAAACCCAATAGTTCGTATCCTTCGTCGACAAGCTCACGCAGCTCGTGCAACTCATTGTTAGCCGAGTCAAGCTCGTAAACTCGCCCGAAAACGGAACACATCATGTTGTTTAACGAGGCTCGTTTCAGCACTTCACGTACTCGTAAGCCGGGTTCTCCTGACCGGTCTTTTAGCATTAGTGACACCATTTGATCGGCGATTTCTTGCCTCTGAAACTCGGAGGCCTTAATCTGTTTGGGGCAGAAAAGGTGAGTGGCGGAGATTCTCCTTAGGGTT
This genomic interval from Humulus lupulus chromosome 8, drHumLupu1.1, whole genome shotgun sequence contains the following:
- the LOC133797445 gene encoding cytochrome P450 78A3-like → MKTDIENLWAFALASKTCRAFSQESFAWLLLIVGLTWLATSLAYWAHPGGPAWGKHKWMKNPLKQLKPAIPGPRGLPLIGSMSLMASLAHRRLAAMARACNAKRLMAFSLGETRVLVTCHPDVAKEILNSPVFADRPIKESAYGLMFNRAIGFAPYGVYWRTLRRISATHLFCPKQIKASEFQRQEIADQMVSLMLKDRSGEPGLRVREVLKRASLNNMMCSVFGRVYELDSANNELHELRELVDEGYELLGLLNWSDHLPWLADFDVQRIRLRCSKLVPKVNHFVSRIISEHRSQTDPKTRDFVDVLLSLQGPDKLSDSDMIAVLWEMIFRGTDTVVVLIEWILARMVIHPDIQSTVHDELDKVVGRSRSVAESDMSQLVYLTAVVKEVLRLHPPGPLLSWARLSITDTTIDGYHVPKGTTTMVNMWAISRDQEFWADPLEFMPQRFVTRENEAEFSVFGSDLRLAPFGSGRRTCPGKTLGLTTVCFWVASLLHEFEWLPNGQSGVDLSEVLKLSCEMANPLTAKVLPRCRLIKPSQSC